A genomic window from Silene latifolia isolate original U9 population chromosome 11, ASM4854445v1, whole genome shotgun sequence includes:
- the LOC141614881 gene encoding uncharacterized protein LOC141614881 has translation MGKEEDKIEKLIRGLLKLPENRRCINCNSLGPQYVCTTFWTFVCTNCSGVHREFTHRVKSVSMAKFSMEEVHSLQAGGNEKAREVYFKTWNPHRNVFPDNSNIQKLRDFIKQVYVDRRYTDENHHVLIPRIKNSDKDESYERKRQDVSRERAIDRHSRYIIDDVRTPGYSRDINDEKYSRYSNNEVRSPGYSKENSRYDGLKANSSRFEATDGRYQVDDARIAGRSATQMFTTEDIKPRKKSPPPVRNVREFLGERFVSLRVGEQTKKSVYGATNGQVGDRGSQNSPRETINRSKIAHKRSVSANIQTTVQPTNKTLAINDCLKSKGRSEGSLVDFTSFPPPPPPPDVRNQNQLMQIQVTEPSVKEEVCRAPPPKNTLEFLLFELSTPVEITLSDPTVAKKCEDSAPTVPSTNSSTLHYMSTESCHTNDDSLTLQLALQSTQEFRNTPTTSTGIQQSNQTVPNFISENSFSSFVETSKDQVPSHLELESSCTAILDGASTAIQTSHLHENSNHQAKNLFLEPSAEVDLVNSTQKSLLDAEGPAEEKKPTLRSSGRAELPEDLFVSLYPSRAMSAPVWQMSPSYDMGFNMHYYQNAPTQTPPFSNCCKSINPFDTNDDATQHQFTTTSSVPIEQVGFAPTGILRTQNFESHLQCFPSSPSPSIQSGGYVGQFHSTNIPPYRSHEIGALGGAPTTGLIHLNQHSSYQYPTPADLRPFSMGGGNPFG, from the exons ATGGGAAAGGAAGAAGATAAGATAGAGAAACTAATCAGGGGCTTATTAAAGCTACCAGAGAACCGACGATGCATCAATTGTAACAGTTTG GGACCGCAATATGTTTGTACAACATTTTGGACATTCGTCTGTACAAATTGTAGTGGCGTACA TCGGGAGTTCACTCATCGTGTGAAATCAGTATCCATGGCCAAATTCTCCATGGAAGAAGTCCACTCTCTTCAAGCTGGAGGAAATGAG AAAGCGAGGGAGGTTTATTTCAAAACATGGAATCCACACCGTAATGTTTTCCCAGATAACAG TAACATCCAAAAACTTCGTGATTTCATTAAGCAGGTCTATGTCGATAGACGATACACTGATGAAAATCATCATGTACTAATTCCAAGGATAAAAAAT AGTGACAAGGATGAAAGTTACGAAAGGAAAAGACAAGATGTCTCCCGTGAAAGAGCTATTGACAGACATAGTAGATATATTATTGACGATGTTAGAACTCCAGGATATTCTAGGGATATCAATGATGAGAAATATAGTAGATATTCCAATAATGAAGTGAGAAGTCCAGGGTACTCCAAAGAAAACTCTAGATATGACGGTCTCAAAGCGAATTCTTCTCGTTTTGAAGCTACAGATGGTCGCTATCAAGTAGATGATGCAAGGATTGCCGGGCGTTCGGCTACTCAGATGTTCACCACTGAAGACATAAAACCTAGAAAGAAGTCTCCTCCTCCTGTTAGGAATGTAAGAGAATTCTTAGGAGAAAGGTTTGTGTCTTTGCGTGTTGGAGAGCAAACTAAGAAAAGTGTCTATGGCGCCACAAATGGTCAA GTAGGAGATCGCGGTTCTCAGAATAGTCCCAGGGAGACAATTAATCGGTCCAAAATAGCGCACAAAAGAAGTGTTTCAGCAAACATCCAG ACCACAGTCCAGCCTACTAATAAAACTCTAGCCATTAATGACTGCTTGAAATCAAAAGGCAGAAGTGAAGGATCATTGGTTGATTTTACGTCTTTTCCACCTCCGCCTCCTCCACCTGATGTACGTAATCAGAATCAATTGATGCAAATCCAAGTTACAGAGCCTTCAGTTAAGGAAGAAGTCTGCCGCGCTCCTCCTCCTAAGAATACTCTGGAATTCTTGTTGTTTGAATTGTCAACTCCTGTTGAAATCACACTTAGTGACCCGACAGTAGCGAAGAAATGTGAGGATTCTGCGCCGACTGTACCTTCAACCAATTCTTCAACATTACATTATATGTCAACTGAGTCTTGTCATACTAATG ATGACTCCTTAACACTTCAGTTGGCTTTGCAATCAACTCAAGAATTTCGGAACACACCGACTACATCAACAGGCATTCAACAATCCAATCAAACGGTGCCAAATTTTATTAGTGAAAACAGTTTCTCTTCATTTGTTGAAACCAGCAAAGATCAGGTTCCAAGTCATCTAGAGCTAGAGAGTTCTTGTACCGCTATTTTAGATGGTGCCTCTACTGCTATACAAACTAGTCATTTACATGAAAATTCAAATCATCAA GCAAAAAACCTGTTCCTTGAACCAAGTGCAGAAGTAGACCTTGTCAACTCAACTCAAAAATCATTACTAGATGCTGAAGGTCCAGCAGAAGAAAAAAAGCCTACATTAAGATCTAGCGGAAGGGCAGAACTTCCTGAA GACCTTTTTGTTTCACTATATCCATCAAGGGCGATGTCAGCACCAGTATGGCAAATGAGTCCTTCATATGACATGGGGTTTAACATGCATTATTACCAAAATGCTCCAACG CAAACTCCACCATTTTCTAATTGTTGCAAGTCCATAAACCCATTCGATACTAATGATGATGCCACTCAACACCAATTCACCACG ACTTCATCAGTGCCAATAGAACAAGTAGGATTTGCTCCAACAGGCATACTGCGTACTCAAAATTTTGAATCTCATCTTCAATGTTTTCCGTCATCTCCTTCCCCATCAATTCAATCCG GTGGTTATGTTGGACAATTTCATTCCACTAATATTCCACCTTATAG GTCGCACGAAATAGGCGCCCTCGGCGGTGCACCAACTACAGGATTAATACATTTGAACCAacattcttcttatcaatatCCAACACCTGCCGATCTTAGACCCTTTTCTATGGGTGGAGGAAATCCATTTGGTTAA